The stretch of DNA GCTTCTCACCTATCTCATCATGCAGCTGTCATCGCCCGTCGGGGTGCCCTTCACCTATTATTTGTTAAACGGGCTTGGTTTTTCCGGGAAGGATTTGGAAAGCCGGAGCCTTTCCCTTTGGCTCCTGTTCAGTTTCTCGGCGGCTTTCATCGTCACGCTCTATTGCCTGAGAAGGGAAATGCGCTTCCGAAGCCAAAAAGCCGCTTCATTTCCCGTCTCCGCCTTTTGGGCGTCCGCCGGGGTCTTTTTGGCCCTCTTCGGGCAATTGGCCGCCGCAAGGATCGAAATGCTTTTCGGCGTGGAACCGGGATCGGAAAATACGAGGGAAATCATCGGGATGATCGAAAAAGCCCCCGCCATTTTCCTCGTCGCCGCCGTTTTCGGGCCGATTTTGGAAGAAGTGGTTTTCCGGAAAATCATCTTTGGGACGTGCATGCAAAGGCTCGGTTTTTTTCCGTCGGCGCTGATCAGCTCCCTGTTTTTTTCCGCGGCCCACATGGAATTCGAACATCTGCTTTTGTATACGGCCATCGGGTTCGCATTTTGCTATGTTTACCGGAAAACGAACCGCATCCTCGTCCCGATTTTTTCCCATGTGTCCATGAATGTGATCGCCATTCTTTCCCAGTTGGATCCGAAGATCTTTTCGATGTTTTGAATCTTGTGCGGTCCGGTTCTTTCAGGAAGCCAACAGGCGAAAGACAAGTCCCGGCTTGCCAAGGTTTCCCGGACCGTTTCCGCGAACAGCTTCCCTGCCTTTTCCAAAAAACGCCGCCGCTTCGGCGGCGATTTCGGTTTTATCCTTCCGGACCGTCCGAAAGGGTCTCCGCCATTTTTTCCTCTTCCTTTTTCCTCGCTTCTTCCGCGGCCAGCATCTTCCGGTAGGCCAGCTTGGAAATCCAGATGCTGAATTCATACAAAAGGCAGAGCGGCAAAGTCACCATCAACTGGGACAGGACATCCGGAGGGGTGATGACGGCGGCGATCACCAACAGGACGAAATAGGCGTACTTCCGGATCTTCCCCAAAAAAGCCGGCGTAATGATGGACAATCTGGTTAAAAACAGGATCACGACCGGAAGCTGGAACAAAATCCCGAATGGCAGGGTGATTTGGAACAAAAAGGTAAAATATTCGTTGATCCCGATGACTTGATGGATCTCCAGCCGTTCCCCCAAATTGGTCATGAACCGGATGAAAAAGGGGAAGAGAACGAAATAGGAAAAGGCGATTCCCAATATGAACAAAAGTATGGAAACCGGTATGTAGCTCAAGGTGATTTTTCTTTCTTTTTCATAAAGCCCGGGGGCGACAAAAGCCCAAATGTGGTAAAGGATCACCGGGGAAGTGAGAACGCACGAAAGCACAAAGGAAATCTGAAAGTAGATTTTCAACGGGTCGGTAATGCGGAAGGCGTTTAGGGAAAAATTTCTGGCCTCCGCCGAATGCTGCAGAAAAACGATGACCGGTTCGGCAAGGAAAAAGGAGACGATGAAGGCGAGACAGAAAAAAACGGCGACAAAAATCAGCCGTCTTCTCAACTCTTCAATATGTTCAGAAACGGTCATATCTTTATTTTTCATATCGATCGCATCCTAACGTCATGCCGTCAATTTTTCGGCTCGTCTTCTTCCTTTTTCGGCGGTTCTTCCTCTTCCGCCAGGCCTTTTGTGGCCTCTTTGAACTCCTTCAACGATTTCCCCGCCGCCCTTCCGATTTCCGGAAGCCGTTTCGGACCGAAAACCAGCAAAGCAACGATCAAAATGAGCAACAAACTGCCGGGTCCGATTGGCACAATATCTCCCTCCTCGACGTCCGAATGAAAAACGATGGCGCCCCGTATCCGGTCTTACCTATTATAATCTTTCTTTCCCTTCCCGTCCATTTTTTCCGAATGATCGGAGTAATGCTTGATAAAATAAACGAATGACTGCAATTCCACCGCCAAATCGATATGATGGACGTTGATGTTGGGCGGGACCGTGAGCCTGGCGGGGGTGAAGTTCAAGATCCCTTTGATGTTGGTGCGGATCAAACGGTCCGTCACCCCTTGTGCCGCCGATGCGGGAACGGTCAAGATGATGACCGGAATTTGTTCCTTCTCCAAGACCTCCTCCAGTTGATCCAGACTGTAAATCGGGACCTCTCCGATCTTCTTCCCGATTTTTTCCGGAGATATATCAAAGGCGGCGACGATCTTCGTATTGTTGTTCTTCGTGAAATTATATTGCAATAATGCCGTTCCCAAATTTCCGACACCGATCAGCCCGACTTTCGTCAATTCATCCTGATCGAGGGTTTTCCGGAAAAAGGAAAGCAAATACTGGACGTTATAACCGTACCCTTTTTTCCCCAGCGCGCCAAAATAGGAAAAATCCCTCCGGATGGTTGCGGAGTCGACTTTTACCGCCTGGCTCAACTCCGCCGACGATACCTTCTGTTTTCCCGAATTGTACAAGTATTGCAAAAAACGATAATACAACGGCAGCCTTTTCGCTGTCGCTTTCGGTATTTTCAATTGATCCGATGTCATCTTTCTGCCTCCAAAGCGATTTGGTTCTCCTGTTCGCGGTCATGGAAAGAAGCCCCGTTTCGGAATGGATCGGGAGCACGGGGTGGGAACGCTTCCAATCCCTTCCCATATTCCTTTTTCTACTATAATACACGATTTTTGCCCGTCTGTCTTGTCCCATTCTAAAATTAAGATCCTTTGGCCTTTCACCCGCCGTTATTGTACTATTAAAATTGGTACAGATGGGCGCGCAAACGGATTTTCTGCCCATGGAACAGCGAGGAACGGGCAATGGCCCCGCGGACGGGACGAGAAAGGCCCGCCGGAAGGGAAATCGCATCGAACGCTTAGGAGTGAACGGAATGATTTTGCTGCAGGCCAACCATATCGCAAAATACTTCGGAGCGGAACAAATTTTGACGGACGTCAAGCTGGAGATCCAAACCGGCGACCGAATCGCCCTCGTCGGCCGGAACGGCGCCGGAAAATCCACCTTATTAAAGATCCTCGCCGGACAATTGTCCGGTGACGGCGGGGAAATCATCAAACCGAAGGAGACGGCGGTCGGCTATCTGGATCAGCATGCGGGTTTGAACCCTGACGCCACCCTTTGGGAAGAAATGCTTTCCGTTTTTAAGCATTTGCAGATCATGGAAAAAAAATTAAGGGAACTGGAGCGGCAGATGGCCGACGAAAAGGTTCTCGCCGACGGCAAGTCCTATGAAAAGGTCATGGCGGAGTATGACCGGCTCCATCACGCCTTTCAAGAGGCGGGCGGATACCAATACGAAGCGGAGATCCGCTCCATCCTCCACGGGCTGAAGTTTCGCGATGACCCGAAAAGGGTCAAAGTCGCCACGTTGAGCGGCGGGCAAAAAACCCGCCTGGCGATGGGGAAGCTGTTGCTGGCCAAACCGGACGTCCTCATCCTGGACGAACCGACGAACCACCTGGACATGGAGACATTGACCTGGCTGGAACAATATTTGCAGACGTATCCGGGGGCCATCCTCGTCGTCTCCCACGACCGGTATTTTCTCGATAAAATCGTCAATCAAGTGCTGGAATTGGCGGACGGACGGCTGACCAAATATATCGGAAACTACAGCCAGTATGTAATCCAGCGGCAGGAAAACTATGAACGGGCCTTGAAACGGTACGAACAGCAGCAGGAACAAATCGAACGGATGAAAGACTTTATTCAGAGGAACATCGCCCGATCCTCGACGACGAGACGGGCCCAAAGCCGGAAAAAAGCGCTGGAAAAAATGCCGCGGATGGAAAAGCCGAAGGACGCCGGCAAAACCGCCCGTTTTTCCTTTGACATCAACAGGCAAAGCGGCAATGAAGTGCTCACTGTGAAAAATTTGCAAATTGGCTATGGGGAACGGACGGTGGCCGAAGGCATCCGCTTCCGGCTGACGAGGGGGGAAAGCGCCGCGATCATCGGGCCCAACGGGATCGGCAAATCCACCCTGCTGAAGACCATCGCCGGAAAACTCGCTCCCCTCAAAGGGGAAATCCTCCTCGGCACCAATGTGGAAATCGGCTACTATGACCAGGAGCAGACGGAACTGCATTCGAACAAAGACGTCCTGCACGAATTGTGGGATGAAAACCCGTTCATGAAGGAAAAGGAGATCCGGACGGTTTTGGGCAATTTC from Caldibacillus debilis DSM 16016 encodes:
- a CDS encoding CPBP family intramembrane glutamic endopeptidase, whose translation is MKREYKIVLLTYLIMQLSSPVGVPFTYYLLNGLGFSGKDLESRSLSLWLLFSFSAAFIVTLYCLRREMRFRSQKAASFPVSAFWASAGVFLALFGQLAAARIEMLFGVEPGSENTREIIGMIEKAPAIFLVAAVFGPILEEVVFRKIIFGTCMQRLGFFPSALISSLFFSAAHMEFEHLLLYTAIGFAFCYVYRKTNRILVPIFSHVSMNVIAILSQLDPKIFSMF
- the tatC gene encoding twin-arginine translocase subunit TatC, with the protein product MKNKDMTVSEHIEELRRRLIFVAVFFCLAFIVSFFLAEPVIVFLQHSAEARNFSLNAFRITDPLKIYFQISFVLSCVLTSPVILYHIWAFVAPGLYEKERKITLSYIPVSILLFILGIAFSYFVLFPFFIRFMTNLGERLEIHQVIGINEYFTFLFQITLPFGILFQLPVVILFLTRLSIITPAFLGKIRKYAYFVLLVIAAVITPPDVLSQLMVTLPLCLLYEFSIWISKLAYRKMLAAEEARKKEEEKMAETLSDGPEG
- the tatA gene encoding twin-arginine translocase TatA/TatE family subunit, which translates into the protein MPIGPGSLLLILIVALLVFGPKRLPEIGRAAGKSLKEFKEATKGLAEEEEPPKKEEDEPKN
- a CDS encoding redox-sensing transcriptional repressor Rex — its product is MTSDQLKIPKATAKRLPLYYRFLQYLYNSGKQKVSSAELSQAVKVDSATIRRDFSYFGALGKKGYGYNVQYLLSFFRKTLDQDELTKVGLIGVGNLGTALLQYNFTKNNNTKIVAAFDISPEKIGKKIGEVPIYSLDQLEEVLEKEQIPVIILTVPASAAQGVTDRLIRTNIKGILNFTPARLTVPPNINVHHIDLAVELQSFVYFIKHYSDHSEKMDGKGKKDYNR
- a CDS encoding ABC-F family ATP-binding cassette domain-containing protein gives rise to the protein MILLQANHIAKYFGAEQILTDVKLEIQTGDRIALVGRNGAGKSTLLKILAGQLSGDGGEIIKPKETAVGYLDQHAGLNPDATLWEEMLSVFKHLQIMEKKLRELERQMADEKVLADGKSYEKVMAEYDRLHHAFQEAGGYQYEAEIRSILHGLKFRDDPKRVKVATLSGGQKTRLAMGKLLLAKPDVLILDEPTNHLDMETLTWLEQYLQTYPGAILVVSHDRYFLDKIVNQVLELADGRLTKYIGNYSQYVIQRQENYERALKRYEQQQEQIERMKDFIQRNIARSSTTRRAQSRKKALEKMPRMEKPKDAGKTARFSFDINRQSGNEVLTVKNLQIGYGERTVAEGIRFRLTRGESAAIIGPNGIGKSTLLKTIAGKLAPLKGEILLGTNVEIGYYDQEQTELHSNKDVLHELWDENPFMKEKEIRTVLGNFLFSGDDVFKPVAALSGGEKARLALAKLMLKKANFLVLDEPTNHLDLESKEVLENALMDFPGTILFVSHDRYFINRMATKIFELSETGFREYLGDYDYYLMKKEEEARSGQPEAPDKGKGAPSRGEGRIPEKDYFMEKEAKKLERKRIRRIEEIQKRIEELEREIAEKERQLLDPEIYNDPKKSAEILNGIDSAKKQVDRYLDEWEKLEDPAD